One window of the Jannaschia sp. CCS1 genome contains the following:
- a CDS encoding glycosyltransferase has protein sequence MSESMLRQITAVVISYYSDEMVLELTAQLPPDMPLIVVDNAAESALGQALTKARPGSRYIHLPQNAGFGGAANAGVAQVETDFVVILNPDIDFVDRTLTDAVAMMQADPQLSALGELRPLRFWRFVLTHYITGAFLVLRRQAFEAIEGFDETFFLFYEDTDLSVRLMYAGFHIAGLPTLPRHRDGRSVSAARDSQSERRWLLGASARLFGRKHGVFTKAGLTMRWMMWKTARKASDDARAAMILRGYREAAGQEAESLRDNLFTTGRRRAD, from the coding sequence GTGTCTGAATCAATGCTGAGGCAGATCACAGCTGTCGTCATCTCCTATTATTCAGATGAAATGGTGCTTGAACTTACGGCTCAGCTACCGCCGGACATGCCGCTGATCGTGGTGGACAACGCGGCGGAAAGCGCCCTTGGGCAGGCCCTGACCAAGGCCAGACCCGGATCTCGCTATATTCATTTGCCCCAGAATGCCGGTTTTGGGGGGGCCGCAAATGCTGGGGTGGCTCAGGTGGAGACTGATTTTGTCGTCATTCTCAACCCAGACATAGATTTTGTGGATCGAACCCTGACGGATGCTGTTGCGATGATGCAGGCCGATCCACAGCTCAGCGCTCTGGGCGAATTGAGGCCGTTGCGGTTTTGGCGCTTCGTGCTGACACATTATATTACCGGAGCATTTCTTGTCCTCAGGCGGCAGGCCTTTGAGGCAATCGAAGGCTTCGATGAGACGTTTTTCCTGTTCTACGAGGATACCGACCTATCGGTGCGGCTGATGTATGCAGGTTTTCATATTGCTGGCTTGCCTACTCTGCCCCGCCATCGGGATGGCCGTTCCGTATCGGCGGCGCGCGACAGTCAGAGCGAACGCAGGTGGCTGTTGGGTGCCTCGGCACGATTGTTCGGACGCAAGCATGGGGTTTTTACAAAGGCCGGGCTTACGATGCGCTGGATGATGTGGAAGACCGCACGCAAAGCGTCTGACGATGCGCGCGCCGCAATGATCCTGCGCGGCTACCGGGAGGCCGCTGGTCAGGAGGCAGAGAGCCTGCGCGACAACCTGTTCACCACCGGAAGACGACGTGCCGATTAG
- a CDS encoding FkbM family methyltransferase produces MVFIRISKQIFRGLRWIAGLVSDDPFFHHRLAAPVVRGLARLPGKTGAYWSQILDYLEKRQRADMAVTAFDARLEILTPDSICLDLGANVGSYTRRMAEYAGHVHAFEPDPWAFSQLSQNLADLSNVTLHNAAVSDRAGTIRLHRADDFESRPEHASLGSSILSRGGTDEGERVDVVSIALTDFISELDADIALIKMDIEGAEVAVLQALCGSDVLQRIDAIFIETHYHTYPEQIAPMADLKRRYGALSRPMTNFDWP; encoded by the coding sequence ATGGTTTTTATCAGAATATCCAAGCAGATCTTTCGCGGCTTGAGGTGGATAGCCGGGTTGGTTTCTGACGATCCGTTCTTTCATCATCGGCTCGCGGCGCCCGTCGTGCGTGGCCTGGCGCGTTTACCGGGAAAGACGGGAGCCTATTGGTCGCAAATATTGGATTACCTTGAGAAACGACAACGTGCCGACATGGCGGTTACAGCCTTTGACGCGCGCCTCGAAATTTTGACGCCTGATAGTATCTGTCTAGATCTTGGGGCCAATGTGGGCAGCTATACGCGTCGGATGGCCGAGTATGCCGGTCATGTTCATGCGTTCGAGCCGGACCCTTGGGCCTTTTCCCAATTGAGCCAAAACTTGGCTGATCTCTCGAATGTCACGTTGCACAACGCGGCTGTATCGGACCGCGCAGGGACCATTCGTCTTCATCGCGCGGATGACTTCGAAAGCCGGCCGGAGCACGCATCTCTCGGATCCAGCATCTTGAGCAGAGGGGGTACAGATGAGGGCGAGCGCGTTGATGTGGTCAGTATAGCCCTAACGGATTTCATTTCTGAGCTGGACGCGGATATTGCCCTGATAAAGATGGATATCGAAGGTGCTGAAGTGGCTGTTCTGCAGGCGCTTTGTGGGTCCGATGTGTTACAACGCATTGATGCGATTTTCATTGAGACCCACTATCACACGTACCCTGAACAAATTGCGCCCATGGCAGATCTCAAGCGCCGTTACGGAGCGTTGTCCCGGCCCATGACTAACTTCGATTGGCCTTGA
- a CDS encoding rhamnan synthesis F family protein, which yields MIPAWKIKRELKRFVMQMGYLPWMLAAPRAKRAYDARKAAQIRLTQGVAPRTSELAVLLLFQPRGITASTLHTLEHLKAHGVSTLVVSNAPLSDTDRASLATHAWLIMERPNYGYDFGGYRDAILHILEDDRPPARLFVLNDSIWFPLQPDSDLIEDARASDTDLYGFVLNDRMRGAHRAHLQSYFFSFGPRAVASPAFAAYWRDLFLTNNKNLVVRRCEIPMTGAFRTLGFSVAARHRYSDGAQALKALDNATLARVIAYQVQVDTRNAPRLKPHLTEGPRDAAWRARVDADIDAGLLDKYFLIAHPAVLIGQLRVPLLKKDHQSIYQLQRRELFAGGYDTGFAPRVRDEIRSWDSPD from the coding sequence ATGATCCCCGCCTGGAAGATCAAGCGCGAGCTGAAGCGCTTCGTCATGCAGATGGGCTATCTGCCGTGGATGCTCGCCGCGCCCCGCGCCAAGCGCGCCTATGACGCCCGCAAAGCGGCGCAGATCCGCCTCACCCAGGGGGTGGCACCGCGCACGTCCGAATTGGCGGTGCTGCTTCTCTTTCAGCCCAGGGGGATCACGGCCTCCACTCTACACACGCTGGAGCATCTCAAAGCCCACGGCGTCTCCACCCTCGTGGTATCGAACGCGCCCCTCTCCGATACGGATCGCGCCAGCCTTGCCACCCACGCCTGGCTGATCATGGAGCGGCCTAATTATGGCTATGACTTCGGCGGCTACCGCGATGCCATTTTGCATATTCTGGAAGACGACCGGCCCCCTGCCCGTCTGTTTGTGCTCAACGACAGCATCTGGTTCCCGCTTCAGCCAGACAGCGACCTGATTGAGGACGCGCGTGCCAGTGACACCGATCTATATGGATTCGTACTCAACGACCGGATGCGCGGGGCGCACCGGGCGCATCTGCAATCCTACTTCTTCAGCTTCGGTCCCCGCGCCGTGGCCAGCCCTGCGTTTGCGGCCTATTGGCGTGATCTGTTCCTGACCAACAACAAGAACCTGGTGGTGCGCCGCTGTGAGATCCCGATGACCGGGGCATTCCGAACCTTGGGCTTTTCCGTGGCCGCGCGACACCGCTACAGCGACGGGGCACAGGCGCTAAAAGCGTTGGACAATGCCACCTTGGCCCGGGTGATCGCCTATCAGGTCCAGGTCGATACCCGCAACGCGCCCCGGCTGAAACCGCACCTGACGGAGGGGCCGCGGGACGCAGCCTGGCGCGCCCGCGTGGATGCCGATATCGATGCGGGCCTGTTGGACAAATATTTCCTGATCGCCCACCCGGCGGTTCTGATCGGACAGTTGCGCGTGCCGCTTCTGAAGAAGGACCATCAGTCGATCTACCAGCTGCAGCGCCGGGAGCTGTTCGCAGGGGGCTATGACACAGGCTTTGCGCCCCGCGTCCGGGACGAGATCCGCAGTTGGGACAGCCCGGATTGA
- a CDS encoding ABC transporter ATP-binding protein, with protein sequence MFNQQDRQNLRWFWQSYLRSKSIWLLIVLGMVSVQGLVYQQFLQLTESGLRVIFEDGSFRQLALICAYVFFLFAVRAALSYLVPRLSVWLASDAVVKLRADLTGHLLQQDLAYFERTKVGDTILRLFTQADGLGAFVGVTTVGAARDAVTVVIVAGYLIYKSPLLFLGAVVFIPIVIFMMQLISHKIKDIQAQAENAFGAYINTIEEMSNGMRTVKISGQEGHERDRLNTAAMGMRGLMIRLQSAQAMVAPTIDLVSACAYVLVIGGGGYMVISGDFDLDAAGIITFLLGLTILFDPARRLAQFFATLQASLVLLESLNSILRLEPTVHDLPGAKDTFDASADIQLNQVDFGYSKDDPLYEGLDLTIKGGQSTAIVGATGSGKTTVLSLITRLYEVDKGAVTIGGDNIRDIKVKALRKAFSVVAQDIVIFNASIFENIKYVRPEASDDEVWAAAEVANIADLMRQRGDTPLGPKGSQLSGGQKQRIAIARAVLQDAPILLMDEATSALDQKTEEKVRDALERVSEGRTSVMIAHRLSTVIHADWIYVLDFGKVVEQGTHADLMAQDGLYAAMYRSQKTGYE encoded by the coding sequence ATGTTCAACCAGCAAGACCGCCAGAACCTGCGGTGGTTCTGGCAGTCCTACCTGCGCAGCAAATCCATATGGCTGCTGATCGTTCTGGGCATGGTCAGCGTCCAGGGCCTGGTCTACCAGCAATTCCTGCAACTGACCGAAAGCGGTCTGCGGGTGATCTTTGAGGACGGCAGCTTCCGGCAGCTGGCGCTGATCTGTGCCTATGTGTTTTTCCTGTTCGCGGTGCGCGCGGCCCTCTCGTATCTGGTGCCACGCCTGTCGGTCTGGCTGGCCAGCGATGCCGTCGTCAAACTGCGCGCCGATCTCACCGGGCATCTGCTGCAACAGGATCTGGCCTATTTTGAGCGCACGAAGGTGGGCGACACGATCCTGCGCCTGTTCACCCAGGCCGACGGACTGGGCGCCTTTGTGGGGGTCACCACCGTCGGGGCCGCGCGCGATGCGGTGACCGTGGTGATCGTGGCCGGCTACCTGATCTACAAATCGCCGCTGCTGTTTCTGGGGGCCGTGGTTTTTATCCCCATCGTGATCTTCATGATGCAGCTGATCTCGCACAAGATCAAAGACATCCAGGCCCAGGCTGAAAACGCCTTTGGAGCTTACATCAACACCATCGAAGAAATGTCCAACGGCATGCGGACGGTGAAGATATCGGGCCAGGAGGGGCACGAGCGCGACCGCCTGAACACCGCCGCCATGGGCATGCGCGGTCTGATGATCCGCCTGCAATCGGCCCAGGCCATGGTTGCCCCCACCATCGATCTGGTCTCGGCCTGCGCCTATGTGCTGGTGATCGGTGGCGGCGGTTACATGGTGATCAGCGGCGATTTCGACCTTGATGCTGCGGGGATCATCACCTTTCTTCTGGGCCTGACGATCCTGTTCGATCCCGCCCGCCGCCTGGCACAGTTTTTCGCCACGCTTCAGGCCTCTCTCGTGCTCCTCGAAAGCCTCAACTCGATCCTGCGGCTGGAACCGACCGTCCACGATCTGCCCGGGGCAAAGGACACGTTTGACGCCAGCGCCGATATTCAACTGAACCAGGTGGACTTCGGCTATTCGAAGGATGACCCCCTTTATGAGGGGCTCGACCTGACGATCAAGGGCGGGCAGAGCACGGCGATCGTGGGGGCCACCGGGTCGGGAAAGACCACCGTCCTCAGCCTGATCACCCGCCTCTATGAGGTGGATAAAGGCGCCGTCACCATCGGCGGGGACAACATCCGCGACATCAAGGTCAAGGCTCTGCGCAAGGCGTTTTCCGTGGTGGCCCAGGACATCGTGATCTTCAACGCCTCCATCTTCGAGAACATCAAATACGTGCGCCCCGAGGCCAGTGACGATGAGGTCTGGGCCGCCGCCGAGGTGGCCAATATCGCTGATCTGATGCGTCAGCGTGGCGATACGCCTCTGGGGCCCAAGGGCAGCCAGCTGTCGGGCGGACAAAAGCAGCGCATCGCCATCGCCCGCGCAGTTCTGCAAGACGCCCCGATCCTGTTGATGGACGAGGCCACGTCGGCGCTGGACCAGAAGACCGAGGAAAAGGTGCGAGATGCCCTGGAGCGGGTCTCGGAGGGGCGCACGAGTGTGATGATCGCCCACCGCCTGTCGACCGTGATCCACGCCGACTGGATCTATGTGCTGGATTTCGGGAAGGTCGTGGAACAGGGCACCCATGCGGACCTGATGGCCCAGGACGGGCTTTATGCGGCGATGTATCGCTCGCAGAAGACCGGTTATGAATGA
- a CDS encoding glycosyltransferase family 4 protein: MNKNLTKLLNCYKGQCARASAQPCWLSQGRAHPQGVNLHGFFLSEIGLGESVRLLYHALATQDIHLAACSRDLGHRKNAPEFTDIISDDAPYGVAINVDSLIGMKGLRHQICRSKTNIAYPFWELDTIAPKYQGYLRRYDRLWAPSGFIAGVLEDHGFENVDLIKQPIQVPNQDPTFFDPKTKLNILFYFDFDSFPARKNPEAAIHAFKAAFGREQDVGLTIKTRGQNDHGRRDWLVRQVQDDPRIEVIDRLLTRDEMGQMMEAHDVFMSLHRSEGLGLGCAEALAAGKVVIATDYGGSTDFITAQTGFPVAWDRIAVGPEDYIMPEGATWADPSVEDAAAQLRSIYDDPDAARARARAGFGHLKTEHSFQAVGRKMSEILRKDGLLQV, translated from the coding sequence TTGAATAAGAACCTGACCAAGCTGCTGAACTGCTACAAAGGACAATGCGCGCGGGCGAGCGCGCAGCCCTGTTGGCTGTCGCAGGGGCGCGCGCATCCGCAAGGGGTTAACCTGCACGGCTTTTTCCTGTCCGAGATCGGGCTGGGGGAAAGCGTGCGCCTTCTGTATCATGCGTTGGCGACGCAGGATATTCACCTGGCCGCCTGCAGCCGGGATCTGGGCCACCGCAAGAATGCCCCCGAGTTCACCGATATCATCTCGGATGATGCGCCCTATGGCGTCGCGATCAACGTCGATAGCCTGATTGGCATGAAGGGGCTGCGTCACCAGATCTGTAGATCCAAGACGAATATCGCCTATCCGTTCTGGGAGTTGGATACGATCGCGCCGAAGTATCAGGGGTATTTGCGACGATACGACAGGCTGTGGGCCCCCTCGGGGTTCATTGCCGGGGTTCTTGAAGACCATGGATTTGAGAATGTCGATCTGATTAAGCAGCCCATTCAGGTGCCGAACCAGGACCCGACCTTCTTCGACCCGAAGACGAAACTGAACATCCTGTTCTACTTTGACTTCGATTCCTTTCCAGCCCGCAAGAACCCGGAAGCGGCCATCCACGCCTTCAAGGCGGCCTTTGGGCGGGAACAGGACGTTGGGCTGACGATCAAGACCCGGGGGCAGAATGATCATGGCCGCAGGGATTGGCTGGTACGGCAAGTGCAGGACGATCCCCGCATTGAGGTCATCGACCGTTTGCTGACCCGCGATGAAATGGGGCAGATGATGGAGGCCCATGATGTCTTCATGTCGCTGCACCGCTCGGAAGGTCTCGGGCTTGGCTGTGCCGAGGCCCTGGCGGCGGGCAAGGTGGTCATTGCCACCGATTACGGCGGCTCGACGGATTTTATCACGGCGCAGACCGGGTTCCCGGTGGCATGGGACCGTATCGCGGTGGGGCCTGAGGATTACATCATGCCCGAGGGCGCGACATGGGCGGACCCGTCAGTTGAGGATGCCGCGGCCCAGTTGCGGTCCATTTATGATGATCCGGACGCAGCACGCGCGCGGGCGCGGGCCGGGTTCGGTCACCTCAAGACAGAGCATTCATTTCAGGCGGTGGGCCGCAAGATGTCCGAGATCCTGCGCAAGGATGGTCTGCTGCAGGTGTAA
- the gmd gene encoding GDP-mannose 4,6-dehydratase, producing the protein MTKTALITGITGQDGAYLAELLLSKGYKVFGTFRRVVSTNFWRIEELGLRDHPNLSLVEFDLTDMGSTIRLIERTEPDEIYNLAAQSFVGVSFDQPHTTSQITGVGVLNLLEAVRIVNPKIRFYQASTSEMFGKVQEIPQRETTPFWPRSPYGIAKLYGHWMTINYRESYDIFGASGILFNHESPLRGLEFVTRKITDGVAKIKLGKLDCLELGNLDAKRDWGFAKDYVDGMWRMLQADTPDTYVLATNRTETVRDFVTMAFKGAGIELRFEGEGETETAVDTDSNKTLVRISPKFYRPAEVELLIGDPTKAKTDLGWEPQTTLEELCAMMVEADRVRNVNGVSF; encoded by the coding sequence ATGACAAAAACAGCCTTGATCACAGGCATCACGGGGCAGGATGGCGCCTATCTGGCAGAGCTGTTGTTGTCCAAAGGCTACAAGGTCTTTGGGACCTTTCGGCGCGTGGTTTCGACCAACTTCTGGCGGATTGAGGAATTGGGTCTCAGGGATCATCCCAATCTGTCGCTTGTGGAATTTGACCTGACCGATATGGGCTCGACGATTCGGCTTATTGAGCGCACCGAGCCAGACGAGATTTATAACCTGGCGGCCCAAAGCTTTGTCGGTGTGTCCTTCGACCAACCTCACACGACGTCACAAATTACCGGTGTGGGTGTGCTGAACCTGCTGGAAGCGGTCCGGATCGTGAACCCCAAGATCCGCTTCTATCAGGCGTCGACCTCCGAGATGTTCGGCAAGGTGCAAGAGATCCCGCAGCGTGAAACCACGCCCTTCTGGCCCCGCTCGCCCTATGGCATTGCCAAGCTCTACGGGCATTGGATGACGATCAATTACCGCGAAAGCTACGATATCTTTGGCGCGTCGGGCATCCTGTTCAACCATGAGAGCCCCCTGCGCGGTCTGGAATTCGTGACCCGCAAAATCACCGATGGCGTGGCGAAGATCAAACTGGGCAAGCTGGATTGCCTGGAACTGGGCAACCTTGACGCCAAGCGCGACTGGGGATTTGCCAAGGATTACGTCGATGGCATGTGGCGTATGTTGCAAGCGGACACGCCGGACACCTACGTTCTGGCCACCAACCGGACGGAGACGGTCCGCGATTTCGTGACCATGGCGTTCAAGGGCGCGGGGATTGAATTGCGGTTTGAGGGTGAGGGCGAGACTGAGACTGCGGTAGATACGGACTCCAACAAGACGCTGGTTCGCATCAGCCCAAAATTTTACCGCCCCGCAGAGGTCGAGCTGCTGATCGGGGATCCGACCAAGGCCAAAACCGATCTGGGGTGGGAGCCGCAAACCACCCTTGAAGAACTCTGCGCCATGATGGTGGAAGCTGATCGTGTGCGAAACGTGAACGGCGTGTCCTTTTAA
- a CDS encoding NAD-dependent epimerase/dehydratase family protein: MTRGKVLITGRHGFTGHYVARALSAAGWQVWSMSNHAPADPDPHDRVADLTDAAAVAAAIADIRPDAVVHLAAIAFVAHGSADDFYRVNLMGTRNLLEALVHEGCGAQGVVLASSANIYGNTRISPIPETAQPAPANDYAVSKLAMEHVAELFAGKLPLVIARPFNYTGVGQASKFLVPKIVAGFRERAPRLELGNLDVARDFSDVRDVAQVYRALLESEDARGETVNICSGHATSLQEIVGLCRKLSGHDLEIVVNPDFVRDDEIKVLKGDPTRMTALTPGLTRHGFKDTLRWMLEA; this comes from the coding sequence ATGACTCGGGGCAAAGTTCTGATCACGGGGCGGCATGGGTTCACGGGGCACTACGTGGCCCGCGCCCTGTCAGCCGCTGGGTGGCAGGTCTGGAGCATGAGCAATCATGCCCCTGCCGACCCAGATCCCCATGACCGTGTGGCGGACCTGACAGATGCCGCAGCCGTTGCGGCAGCCATCGCCGATATCCGTCCCGATGCGGTCGTGCATCTGGCCGCGATTGCCTTTGTGGCCCATGGCAGCGCCGATGATTTCTACCGGGTCAATCTGATGGGGACGCGCAACCTTCTGGAGGCGCTTGTCCATGAGGGCTGTGGCGCGCAGGGGGTGGTGCTGGCCTCCAGCGCCAACATCTATGGCAACACGCGGATCAGCCCGATCCCCGAGACGGCACAGCCCGCCCCGGCCAATGATTACGCGGTGTCAAAGCTGGCGATGGAACATGTGGCGGAGCTGTTTGCGGGCAAGCTGCCTCTCGTGATCGCGCGCCCGTTCAACTACACGGGCGTCGGGCAGGCGTCGAAATTTCTGGTGCCGAAAATCGTGGCGGGCTTCCGTGAACGCGCGCCCCGGCTGGAACTGGGCAACCTCGATGTGGCCCGCGATTTCTCGGATGTGCGTGATGTGGCCCAGGTCTACCGGGCTTTGCTGGAATCTGAGGATGCCCGGGGTGAGACGGTCAACATCTGCTCGGGCCACGCCACGTCCCTGCAGGAGATCGTGGGCTTGTGCCGCAAGCTTTCGGGCCATGATCTGGAGATTGTCGTCAATCCGGACTTTGTGCGGGACGATGAGATCAAGGTCCTGAAGGGGGACCCAACCCGAATGACTGCCCTGACGCCTGGCCTGACCCGGCACGGGTTCAAAGACACCCTGCGCTGGATGCTGGAGGCTTGA
- a CDS encoding FkbM family methyltransferase: MSFVSYAQNFEDVMLWRALRHIKNGYYIDVGAFSADEDSVTRAFYDQGWSGINIEPNPKYHEELVARRDRDINLRVAVSDRAEDRALYVIDDTGLTTLEPDIAEMHREKGFSKIDVVVPALTLEEIWTTHVPQDQDVHFLKIDVEGHELPVIKGLDWDRHRPWIVVVESTLPATQQLSETGIVEALAKADYEAVYWDGLNRYYVAKERAELTKYFDDPPNVFDGFRRSSEVEFEQRALQAEAELYLEREHVVRISKENWDHVHHALEVKFSALQEAMAAEAQAARRDVTQELVELRMQLSKQGMTSSFWTRFFFRPTGKPKKALRRLLFHTNGKPRGIFRNRVLKSNGQPRPAFLRWMASAEYQQLRRAVKVAASDESQHVLESGASTLSQNEGVFVGVLQSARTEKSH, encoded by the coding sequence ATGAGCTTTGTTTCATACGCTCAGAATTTCGAAGATGTGATGCTTTGGCGCGCATTGCGGCACATAAAGAACGGCTACTATATCGATGTTGGTGCGTTCTCTGCCGACGAAGACAGCGTGACGCGAGCCTTCTACGACCAGGGGTGGTCCGGAATAAATATCGAGCCGAACCCGAAGTATCACGAAGAGTTGGTGGCGCGCCGTGACCGGGACATCAACCTGCGCGTGGCGGTCAGCGACCGGGCGGAAGATCGCGCCCTCTATGTCATTGATGATACTGGTCTGACCACGCTGGAGCCCGATATCGCCGAGATGCACCGTGAGAAGGGGTTTTCGAAGATTGATGTGGTCGTCCCGGCCCTGACCCTGGAAGAGATCTGGACGACGCATGTCCCCCAGGATCAGGACGTGCATTTCCTGAAGATCGATGTGGAAGGCCATGAGCTGCCTGTGATCAAGGGGTTGGACTGGGATCGGCACAGACCCTGGATTGTCGTTGTTGAATCGACCCTTCCCGCAACACAGCAATTGTCTGAAACGGGCATCGTAGAGGCCTTGGCCAAGGCCGATTATGAGGCGGTCTACTGGGATGGGCTCAATCGCTATTACGTCGCCAAAGAGCGCGCTGAGCTGACCAAATATTTCGATGACCCCCCCAATGTTTTTGACGGATTTCGCAGATCCAGCGAGGTCGAGTTCGAACAGCGCGCGCTTCAAGCCGAAGCCGAGCTTTATCTCGAAAGAGAGCATGTGGTGCGCATCTCGAAAGAGAACTGGGACCATGTCCACCATGCGCTGGAGGTCAAGTTTTCCGCCTTGCAAGAGGCTATGGCCGCAGAGGCCCAAGCGGCCCGTCGTGATGTCACACAAGAACTCGTTGAACTGCGAATGCAGTTGAGCAAGCAGGGCATGACATCCTCTTTTTGGACCCGCTTTTTTTTCCGCCCGACGGGAAAACCCAAGAAGGCTCTGAGACGTTTGCTGTTTCATACGAATGGCAAACCCCGGGGCATCTTCAGAAACCGGGTCCTGAAGTCGAACGGGCAACCGCGCCCGGCGTTTCTCAGATGGATGGCAAGCGCGGAGTACCAGCAATTGCGCCGGGCCGTGAAGGTCGCGGCCTCTGATGAGAGCCAACATGTCCTGGAGTCCGGTGCCTCGACGCTGTCTCAGAATGAGGGGGTCTTCGTGGGCGTGTTGCAATCCGCGAGAACAGAGAAATCGCACTGA